In the Mus pahari chromosome 19, PAHARI_EIJ_v1.1, whole genome shotgun sequence genome, one interval contains:
- the LOC110336177 gene encoding beta-defensin 13, protein MRIFSLIVAGLVLLIQLYPARGTLYRRFLCKKMKGQCETECLTFEQKIGTCQANFLCCRKRKKH, encoded by the exons ATGAgaatcttttctttaattgttgctgGGCTTGTTCTACTCATTCAACTTTACCCAG CCAGGGGCACATTGTACAGAAGGTTCCTCTGTAAAAAGATGAAAGGCCAATGTGAAACTGAATGCCTTACCTTTGAACAAAAGATTGGGACCTGCCAAGCCAATTTCCTGTGctgcaggaaaagaaagaaacactga
- the LOC110337118 gene encoding beta-defensin 12, with the protein MALSREVFYFGFALFFIVVELPSGSWAGLEYSQSFPGGEFAVCETCRLGRGKCRRTCSENEKIAGWCKLNFFCCRERI; encoded by the exons ATGGCTCTGAGCAGAGAGGTGTTCTATTTTGGGTTTGCTTTGTTCTTCATTGTAGTTGAACTGCCATCAG ggTCCTGGGCAGGACTTGAGTATTCCCAGTCATTTCCAGGAG GGGAGTTTGCTGTGTGCGAGACATGCAGGCTCGGCCGGGGGAAATGCAGGAGGACATGCTCCGAAAATGAGAAGATTGCCGGCTGGTGCAAGCTGAACTTCTTCTGCTGTCGGGAGAGGATCTGA